From Pseudothermotoga thermarum DSM 5069, a single genomic window includes:
- a CDS encoding DUF6922 domain-containing protein produces MRYLFWDTDFESLNHQKHKRYIIERILELGDEKAYRWMFKTYKSEEIIEAVKKSRNISRKTALMMCNFYDIPKEEVACLKTSFPIKH; encoded by the coding sequence TTGAGATATCTTTTTTGGGATACAGATTTTGAATCGCTAAATCACCAGAAGCACAAAAGGTACATAATCGAACGCATACTTGAACTTGGCGATGAAAAAGCCTATAGATGGATGTTCAAAACCTACAAAAGCGAGGAAATAATCGAGGCTGTGAAAAAGAGTAGAAATATCTCACGAAAAACAGCTTTGATGATGTGCAATTTCTACGACATACCGAAGGAGGAAGTAGCCTGTTTGAAAACGTCATTTCCAATAAAACATTAG